Genomic segment of Candidatus Margulisiibacteriota bacterium:
TATTTACCTTAACCCAATCTTAACAATTCCTTAATATTTAACAAATTTTTAATAATTATACTTTGGCACAAATGTTGTCAAACTTGAGTTTGCAAACCAAAGAAAATATTTTTCAGCAGATACTGTCAAAATCAGCGCTTTTCGTGGCGGCGGTTTTGAGCTTGTTTTTCTTGACGCTTTTGCTGAAATCCCTGCCGGCGCTCTGGTCCAACGGTTTTAATTTTTTCACCGGCACGGTTTGGGATCCGCTGACCGGCGAATACGGCGCGTTTTCGCTGCTGTACGGCACGCTTTTAACCAGCGTTGGGGCTTTGCTTTTGACATTGCCTCTGGCGTTGTCTATCGCGCTTTTTCTCGGCGAATTTTTCCGCCAGGGTCTGGCCGCTTCCGCTCTGCGCTTGTCTGTGGAATTGCTGGCCGGCATCCCGTCCGTGGTTTACGGTTTTTGGGCGCTGTTCGTTTTGGTGCCGCTGATCCGCCGTCTGGAAACAACTCTCGGCATTGTGCCGTTCGGCGTTGGCATTTTGACCGCGGCGCTCGTGTTGGCGATCATGATAATCCCTTACGCGGCCTCTCTGTCCGCCGAAGTCATCAAGCTTGTGCCGCAGGATATTCGTGAAGCCGCGTACTCGCTGGGCGCGACGCGCTATGAAGTTATCCGCCGCGTGATCCTGCCTTATGCCCGGTCAGGCATTTGCGCCGGAATTCTACTGGCTTTTGGCCGGGCCTTTGGTGAGACGATGGCCGTGACGATGGTCATTGGCAACGCCAATAAAATGCCGGCCTCGCTGTTTGACACCGGCAATACTATGGCCAGCCTGATCGCCAATGAATTGGCCGAAGCGACCGATCCGCTGTACGTTTCCAGTTTGGCGCAGATCGGCTTGCTGCTTTTGGCCGTGTCCGCGCTGATCAATCTGGCCGGCCGATCTATCAGTAAAAAATTTAGCGTGGAGACGTGAATATACGATGGTTAATACGATGACTAATACGATAAATAATACGCTACGCTGGCGGCAATTACTGGACAAAGTTTTTTTCGGAGTAATTTGTTTTTTTTCAGCCTTGTCCGTTTTGCCGTTGATCTTAATTTTGGGCTATTTGCTGGTCAAAGGCGTGACCTCGCTAAACTGGCAATTTTTCTGCCGCGTGCCGCAGCCGCTGGGCGAGACCGGCGGCGGTATCCTCAACGCGCTGTGCGGTTCGTTGCTCTTGCTGGCCGTAGCTTTCCTGCTGGCTGTGCCGCTGGGTTTGTTTGTCGGCATTTACCTCGCGGAAAATAAAAAAAACCGGCTGGCGGACTGCGCCCGCTTGTCTGTGGAGATTTTGCAGGGCGTGCCGTCCATCGTTATTGGTCTGGTGCTCTACACCTGGCTGGTCCTGCCGCTCAAATCTTTTTCCGCGCTGGCCGGCGGCGCGGCTCTGGCGCTGATGATGCTGCCGGTCAGCGTGCGTTCGACAGAAGAAACTCTGCGCCTGATACCGCCAGAGCTTAAAGAAGCCGCGCTGGCGCTGGGTGTGCCGTATTACCGGACGATCCTGCGCGTTGTTGTGCCGTCGGGGTTGAGCGGCATTGTCACCGGCGTGCTGCTCAGTCTGGCGCGCGTGGCCGGCGAGACCGCGCCGCTTTTGTTCACGGCTTTTGGCAATCCTTTTTTGAGCCTGGCTTTATTCCAGCCGATCGAGTCTCTGCCGCATTTGATTTTTTATTACGCGACCAGCCCTTATGCGGAATGGCACCGCCTGGCCTGGGGCGCGTCTTTTGTGCTGGTGGCCGGCGTGCTGTTTTTAAATCTAGCCGCCAAATTTTTGACCCGCCGCTGGCGCGTGCAGTTTTGAGAAGGAGAGCAGATGTCTATTTTGGCAATTCAAAATCTCAATGTGAGTTTTCTGGAAAATACCGTGGTCAAAAACGTCTCTATGGATATTGAGGAGAAAAAAGTCACGGCGATAATGGGGCCGTCGGGCTGCGGCAAGACAACAGTTCTGCGCGCGGTCAATAGGCTGCACGAGCTTTCCGCGCGCGCGCGCGTTACGGGCAATGTCCTGCTGCACGGCGAAGACCTTTACGCGCTGGACGCGATACTCGTGCGCCGCCGGATCGGCATGGTTTTTCAGCGTCCCAATCCTTTCCCGACAATGAGCATTTATGACAATGTGATCGCGGGTTATCTGCTCAACGGCCTAAAGCTCAGCCGGCCGGAAATGGATGATTTGGTCGAGACCGCTCTGCGCTCTGCCGCGCTCTGGGACGAAGTCAAGGACAGTCTGCGCCGGCGCGGCGCGTTTCTCTCCGGCGGTCAGCAGCAGCGGCTCTGCATTGCCCGCGCTCTGGCCCTGCGGCCAGAAATTTTGCTGCTGGACGAACCGACTTCCGCGCTGGATCCCAGGGCGACGGCGAGCATTGAAGAGCTGCTGACACAGCTAAAAAAAACCGTGACACTGATGCTGGTTACGCACAATATCGCGCAGGCTTCGCGCGTTTCGGATTTTACGGCCTTTATGTATCTGGGCGAGCTGGTGGAATTCGGCGCCTCGGCCAAAATGTTCACCACGCCGCAGGATAAAAGAACGGAAGAATATTTGACCGGAAAATTCGGCTGAACGAAAGGAGCAAAAATGTTGACGGAAAAACTGTTGGATCTGAAAAAAAATCTGCTGGAATATGCCGCGCTGGCGGAAATGATGGTGGCGGACGGCATACAGGGACTGCTGCAAAAAGACGAAGCTAAATTAAAAAATATTCTGGGAAAATATGAGCCGC
This window contains:
- the pstC gene encoding phosphate ABC transporter permease subunit PstC, with protein sequence MLSNLSLQTKENIFQQILSKSALFVAAVLSLFFLTLLLKSLPALWSNGFNFFTGTVWDPLTGEYGAFSLLYGTLLTSVGALLLTLPLALSIALFLGEFFRQGLAASALRLSVELLAGIPSVVYGFWALFVLVPLIRRLETTLGIVPFGVGILTAALVLAIMIIPYAASLSAEVIKLVPQDIREAAYSLGATRYEVIRRVILPYARSGICAGILLAFGRAFGETMAVTMVIGNANKMPASLFDTGNTMASLIANELAEATDPLYVSSLAQIGLLLLAVSALINLAGRSISKKFSVET
- the pstA gene encoding phosphate ABC transporter permease PstA → MTNTINNTLRWRQLLDKVFFGVICFFSALSVLPLILILGYLLVKGVTSLNWQFFCRVPQPLGETGGGILNALCGSLLLLAVAFLLAVPLGLFVGIYLAENKKNRLADCARLSVEILQGVPSIVIGLVLYTWLVLPLKSFSALAGGAALALMMLPVSVRSTEETLRLIPPELKEAALALGVPYYRTILRVVVPSGLSGIVTGVLLSLARVAGETAPLLFTAFGNPFLSLALFQPIESLPHLIFYYATSPYAEWHRLAWGASFVLVAGVLFLNLAAKFLTRRWRVQF
- the pstB gene encoding phosphate ABC transporter ATP-binding protein PstB codes for the protein MSILAIQNLNVSFLENTVVKNVSMDIEEKKVTAIMGPSGCGKTTVLRAVNRLHELSARARVTGNVLLHGEDLYALDAILVRRRIGMVFQRPNPFPTMSIYDNVIAGYLLNGLKLSRPEMDDLVETALRSAALWDEVKDSLRRRGAFLSGGQQQRLCIARALALRPEILLLDEPTSALDPRATASIEELLTQLKKTVTLMLVTHNIAQASRVSDFTAFMYLGELVEFGASAKMFTTPQDKRTEEYLTGKFG